The following are encoded in a window of Paenibacillaceae bacterium GAS479 genomic DNA:
- a CDS encoding NfeD-like C-terminal, partner-binding, translated as METLYISCLAFGILFAFVSVVLGDILGSFLDGAFDFLSVDGPGIFQPAAVAGGITTFGGAGLLLERYAALDEGATVLLALLIAAAGSMFVFFLYVRPMRNTEATSGYTMQELGGAIGEVITTIPAQGCGEVLIRIGAGVTNHTAESFEGKDIPSGSRVVVVEVKSDVLAVATMDERGEM; from the coding sequence TTGGAGACGTTGTATATTTCTTGTCTCGCCTTTGGCATCCTCTTCGCATTCGTCAGCGTTGTGCTGGGAGATATTCTCGGCTCGTTCCTGGATGGAGCATTTGATTTTCTGTCCGTGGATGGTCCTGGTATCTTCCAGCCGGCTGCCGTTGCTGGAGGCATAACGACCTTCGGTGGAGCGGGGCTCCTATTGGAAAGGTACGCCGCTCTTGATGAGGGGGCGACCGTCTTGCTGGCGCTGTTGATCGCGGCTGCTGGCTCGATGTTTGTATTTTTCCTCTATGTGAGGCCGATGCGCAACACCGAAGCTACTTCCGGATACACCATGCAGGAGCTGGGAGGAGCGATCGGAGAGGTGATTACCACTATACCTGCACAAGGATGTGGTGAAGTGCTGATCCGAATTGGAGCGGGCGTCACGAACCATACGGCGGAGAGCTTTGAAGGCAAGGATATTCCTTCAGGCAGTCGTGTCGTTGTTGTCGAGGTAAAATCGGATGTGCTTGCGGTCGCAACTATGGATGAAAGAGGGGAAATGTAA
- a CDS encoding acetyl-CoA synthetase, which produces MSIDHQERLSVTAVSPNMKNYEEAYASFDWNEVEKRFTWHKTGKINMAHEAIDRHIAEGRGQKVALHYSDPQRDESYTYEQLSLLSNQFSNVLRKLGMAKGERLFIFMPRSPELYVALLGSLKIGAVVGPLFEAFMETAVKDRLIDSTATAIVTTPALLPRIKRDELPDLKHIIVVSPDEAPEGTISYRDEMASASEEAEIEWLDREDGLLIHYTSGSTGKPKGVFHVQNAMLQHLHTGRVVLDLKEDDVYWCTADPGWVTGTSYGIFAPWLNGATNVVRGGRFSPQDWYRTLQRYGVTVWYSAPTAFRMLMGAGDDVVSQFDLSSLRHVLSVGEPLNPEVVRWGAKVYGQRIHDTWWMTETGGQLICNYPAMDIKPGSMGRPVPGVQAAIIDDAGNELPPYRMGNLAVRTPWPSMMRKVWNNPAKYEEYFRIPGWYISGDSAYQDEDGYFWFQGRIDDVINTAGERVGPFEVESKLVEHPAVAEAGVIGKPDPMRGEIIKAFISLREGFEPSDELKAEISKFVKEGLSAHASPREIEFKDKLPKTRSGKIMRRVLKAWELNLPTGDLSTIED; this is translated from the coding sequence ATGTCGATTGACCACCAGGAAAGACTTTCAGTTACTGCAGTTTCCCCGAACATGAAGAATTATGAGGAGGCCTATGCTTCCTTCGATTGGAACGAAGTAGAGAAGCGCTTTACATGGCATAAGACAGGCAAAATCAATATGGCGCATGAAGCTATCGACCGCCATATTGCAGAGGGCCGAGGCCAGAAGGTCGCTCTGCATTACAGCGACCCGCAGCGGGACGAGTCCTATACGTACGAACAGCTCAGCTTGCTTTCAAACCAGTTCTCCAACGTGCTGCGCAAGCTAGGCATGGCGAAGGGAGAGCGCCTATTCATCTTCATGCCGCGTTCGCCGGAGCTGTATGTAGCCCTGCTAGGATCACTCAAAATCGGCGCCGTCGTAGGCCCCCTGTTCGAAGCTTTCATGGAAACTGCGGTTAAGGATAGGTTGATTGACAGCACCGCCACTGCCATCGTAACGACTCCTGCGTTGCTGCCGCGCATTAAGCGCGACGAGCTGCCGGACCTCAAGCATATTATCGTTGTCTCCCCGGATGAGGCTCCGGAAGGCACGATTTCTTATAGGGACGAGATGGCCTCAGCCTCGGAAGAAGCCGAGATCGAGTGGCTGGACCGCGAGGACGGCCTGCTCATTCATTACACATCCGGGTCGACGGGTAAGCCGAAGGGCGTCTTCCATGTACAGAATGCGATGCTTCAGCATCTTCATACGGGACGCGTCGTACTTGATCTGAAGGAAGACGATGTCTACTGGTGTACCGCAGATCCAGGTTGGGTAACGGGAACCTCTTACGGGATTTTTGCTCCTTGGCTTAACGGAGCGACCAACGTTGTCCGCGGTGGACGTTTCAGTCCGCAAGACTGGTATCGCACGCTGCAGCGTTACGGAGTAACGGTCTGGTACAGCGCTCCGACTGCTTTCCGCATGCTCATGGGTGCAGGAGACGATGTTGTGTCTCAGTTCGACCTGTCCAGCCTGCGCCATGTGCTTAGCGTCGGCGAGCCGCTTAATCCCGAAGTTGTGCGTTGGGGGGCCAAAGTATATGGCCAGCGCATCCACGATACGTGGTGGATGACCGAAACCGGCGGTCAGCTGATTTGTAACTACCCGGCGATGGATATCAAGCCTGGCTCCATGGGGCGGCCAGTACCGGGTGTACAGGCAGCAATCATCGATGATGCTGGCAATGAGCTGCCGCCATATCGGATGGGCAATTTGGCCGTGCGCACTCCATGGCCTTCCATGATGCGCAAAGTATGGAACAATCCAGCTAAGTATGAGGAGTATTTCCGAATTCCAGGTTGGTACATTTCCGGCGATTCTGCTTACCAGGATGAGGACGGATACTTCTGGTTCCAGGGCCGCATTGATGATGTGATCAATACGGCTGGCGAGCGGGTTGGACCGTTTGAGGTGGAGAGCAAGCTTGTTGAGCATCCTGCTGTTGCTGAGGCAGGCGTTATCGGCAAACCAGATCCGATGCGAGGCGAGATTATTAAGGCGTTTATTTCGCTCCGTGAGGGTTTTGAGCCATCCGATGAGCTTAAGGCTGAAATCTCCAAATTCGTTAAGGAAGGGCTGTCCGCTCACGCTTCTCCGCGCGAGATCGAGTTCAAGGATAAACTTCCAAAAACACGTAGCGGGAAGATCATGCGTCGCGTGCTCAAAGCGTGGGAGCTTAATCTCCCAACAGGTGACCTTTCAACTATTGAAGATTAA
- a CDS encoding penicillin-binding protein has translation MAQEQEQPRKPRSGWRTFGLVVWITTKWLFIFGVTGALFAGGIAAGYVGALVKDDPVRPGNELEAKVNENSLTGFVYFNDGTTPVGQLRTDEDRRLVDLNNIPQSVIDALLATEDSNFYSHIGVDYKGLGRAIKQKLLNEEVQTGGSTLTQQVARRVFLNLDRTDSRKFKEILLAVRMERYLSKEQILAAYLNKMPFGNGSSGYNLYGIKSAAIGIFNISDLNKLNLAQSAYLAGLPQLPSAYSAFNGKGEFNAKGFNRAISRQKRVLGQMLSTGRITQAEHDEAIAFDVKSSLAPRREKAYNTFPYLMLETEREAAEILALKQNPKLKKQDLAKSENSEIMENAREQLLRSGYRIYTTIDKVIYNNMREIANDPDNFGPTSKSKGPEQAAAIMIDHHTGAILGMMEGRDFNIEQMNYATQMTRQPGSAMKPLGAYLPALEAGLVQPASVIDDSPIILKDGQKGYHIPMNASKKFYGLVTARDAFNRSLNIPALKLFIDKVTIDKAWEFTRSLGITTLQPEDKGAQTGVIGGLSKGVTVEELTNAYATIPNGGKYNDPFMISKIVDASGNIVYEHKQAPKKVYSEQTAFLMTDMMRTVISSRNGTGRSLSSSFNAYGEIPIAGKTGTTQDYGDVWFMGFSPDVTLGVWVGYKEQKNTLVKASQSRARTLWSEIMNETVKDRREIFKTKEFPKPDGLIRATVSSVSGLLPSSVVRSSGLLTTDWFNKKYVPVKVDNVLGAMSFIKYNGVNYIAQEGTPSDFVYTKTTIRREKPLGELMEEIKKAQSVMPSEYRRPLSAFVPQDADDEAPSLLDPRRDDGAAPAAPTNVSIEAVDGAYRISFSGSPQNDVVGYRLYRSTAGGFAKYGNSILSGDSLTFVDRSGGFGTSYFVTAVDVAGRESGRSATVSPGGWNELPDNPLPGGESPPQTNGVPAAPSGLSASGTGTGVKLQWSGNESTDGVTSYQVYYSAGNDGSFQYIGATANTSFEYVAPITTGTFRITATNATGESGFSSAVTWSAS, from the coding sequence ATGGCTCAAGAGCAGGAACAGCCCCGCAAGCCGCGTAGCGGCTGGAGGACTTTCGGCCTTGTCGTCTGGATTACGACCAAATGGCTATTTATTTTCGGTGTCACAGGCGCCTTGTTTGCAGGTGGAATAGCTGCAGGATACGTTGGTGCACTGGTCAAAGACGACCCTGTACGGCCAGGTAACGAACTGGAGGCCAAGGTCAATGAGAATTCCCTCACCGGGTTCGTGTACTTCAATGACGGAACCACACCGGTAGGCCAGCTAAGGACGGATGAAGACCGACGGCTGGTTGACTTGAATAATATCCCGCAGTCTGTCATTGATGCCCTGCTTGCGACTGAGGACAGCAATTTTTATTCTCATATCGGTGTTGACTACAAAGGGCTTGGACGGGCCATTAAGCAAAAACTGCTCAATGAAGAAGTCCAGACCGGAGGAAGTACGCTCACTCAGCAGGTAGCTCGGCGCGTCTTCCTGAACTTGGACCGGACCGATAGCCGGAAGTTCAAGGAGATTCTTCTTGCTGTCCGCATGGAACGTTACTTAAGTAAGGAACAGATTCTGGCTGCTTACCTGAACAAGATGCCGTTTGGCAATGGCTCATCTGGCTACAACTTGTACGGCATCAAGTCGGCTGCGATCGGCATTTTCAACATCTCCGATCTCAACAAGTTGAATCTTGCTCAATCGGCCTACCTGGCAGGTCTACCTCAGCTTCCTTCCGCTTACTCAGCGTTTAACGGCAAAGGTGAGTTTAACGCTAAAGGCTTTAATAGGGCGATTTCGCGCCAAAAGCGGGTTCTGGGCCAAATGCTCAGTACCGGCCGTATTACTCAGGCCGAGCATGACGAGGCGATTGCTTTTGATGTAAAGTCCTCACTTGCACCTCGCCGAGAAAAGGCATACAACACCTTCCCTTACTTAATGCTCGAAACGGAACGGGAAGCAGCAGAGATTTTGGCGCTCAAGCAAAATCCTAAGCTGAAAAAGCAAGATCTCGCCAAAAGTGAAAATTCGGAAATCATGGAGAACGCCCGCGAGCAGCTGCTGCGCTCTGGATACCGGATTTACACAACAATAGACAAAGTTATCTATAACAATATGCGTGAAATCGCCAACGACCCGGACAACTTTGGTCCAACAAGCAAGTCCAAGGGACCGGAGCAGGCGGCTGCGATTATGATCGACCATCATACCGGTGCAATTCTAGGCATGATGGAAGGCCGCGATTTCAATATTGAGCAGATGAACTATGCGACCCAAATGACCCGCCAGCCAGGCTCGGCGATGAAGCCGCTTGGCGCTTACTTGCCTGCTCTTGAAGCGGGACTTGTCCAGCCGGCAAGTGTCATAGACGATTCGCCAATCATTCTTAAGGACGGTCAAAAGGGCTATCATATCCCGATGAATGCCAGCAAGAAGTTTTATGGACTAGTGACCGCGCGGGATGCGTTCAACCGCTCGCTCAACATCCCGGCGCTCAAGCTATTCATCGACAAAGTTACCATTGACAAAGCTTGGGAATTCACCCGTTCGCTCGGGATCACAACCCTGCAGCCAGAGGACAAAGGCGCCCAAACCGGCGTTATCGGCGGTCTCAGCAAAGGGGTAACCGTTGAAGAGCTTACTAACGCCTATGCCACCATTCCGAATGGCGGCAAATACAATGATCCATTTATGATCAGCAAAATTGTCGATGCATCTGGAAATATCGTCTACGAGCATAAACAAGCCCCTAAGAAAGTTTATTCCGAGCAGACTGCCTTCCTAATGACAGATATGATGCGTACCGTAATCTCTAGTCGCAATGGTACGGGTCGTAGTCTCTCTAGCAGCTTTAATGCCTACGGTGAAATCCCTATTGCGGGCAAAACCGGCACCACCCAAGATTATGGCGATGTCTGGTTCATGGGCTTTTCCCCTGATGTTACGCTTGGCGTATGGGTCGGCTACAAAGAGCAAAAAAATACGCTCGTCAAAGCTTCCCAATCCCGAGCACGTACGCTTTGGTCTGAAATTATGAACGAAACCGTCAAGGATCGTCGCGAGATTTTCAAAACCAAAGAATTCCCTAAACCGGACGGTTTGATCAGAGCTACCGTCTCAAGTGTCAGCGGATTGCTTCCAAGCTCCGTGGTTCGCTCGAGCGGACTGCTTACAACGGACTGGTTCAACAAAAAATATGTTCCCGTCAAGGTGGATAACGTGCTTGGCGCAATGAGCTTCATCAAGTACAACGGCGTCAATTATATCGCTCAGGAAGGTACCCCTTCCGACTTCGTTTACACCAAAACGACGATTCGTCGTGAGAAGCCTTTGGGCGAGCTGATGGAGGAAATCAAAAAAGCTCAGTCCGTTATGCCGTCTGAGTACCGCAGACCACTCTCTGCTTTTGTACCGCAGGATGCGGATGATGAAGCTCCATCCTTGCTCGACCCTCGCAGGGATGACGGAGCAGCACCAGCCGCGCCGACGAATGTCTCGATTGAGGCGGTAGACGGAGCGTACCGTATTTCCTTCTCCGGCAGCCCACAGAACGATGTCGTCGGATATCGACTGTACCGTTCGACCGCAGGCGGTTTCGCTAAATACGGAAATTCCATCCTGAGCGGCGATTCGCTGACATTCGTAGATCGATCTGGCGGTTTTGGCACTTCATATTTTGTTACTGCAGTCGATGTTGCCGGCCGCGAATCTGGTCGCAGTGCGACCGTTAGCCCTGGAGGCTGGAATGAGCTCCCTGATAATCCATTGCCAGGAGGCGAATCACCGCCGCAGACCAATGGCGTTCCCGCTGCCCCCAGCGGTCTGAGCGCCTCCGGTACCGGTACCGGCGTCAAGCTTCAATGGAGCGGCAACGAGTCAACGGACGGCGTGACCTCCTATCAGGTCTACTACAGCGCCGGCAATGACGGTAGCTTCCAGTACATCGGAGCGACCGCCAATACGAGCTTTGAGTACGTCGCTCCAATTACAACCGGTACCTTCCGCATAACTGCGACGAATGCTACCGGAGAATCCGGCTTCTCATCAGCCGTGACATGGAGCGCAAGTTAA
- a CDS encoding flotillin has translation MPDYLVIPAIVVGVFIVLGLAFWARYKTVSPDEAMIVTGTYLGSSNVASDDSGRRIKIVRGGGAFILPIFQRAEFLSLLSMKLDVSTPEVYTEQGVPVMADGVAIIKIGGSIEDVATAAEQFMGKPVEALKSEAQEVLEGHLRAILGSMTVEEVYRNRDRFAQEVQSVAARDLKKMGLQIVSFTIKDLRDKHGYLDALGKPRIAAVKRDAEIAEAQAVRDSRIQKALAEEEGQKAELLRDTNIAEASKENQLKVAAFKQVQDTAKAEADQAYTIQEARIKQKVVEEQMQVEIVRKEREIDLETKEILRREKQYDSEVKKKADADRYSVVQAAEAEKEKQLRAADAMKYRIEAEAHAMAEQKRLEGQALADAARAKGTAEAEVIRLRGLAEAEAKEKLAQAFEKFGEAAVLDIIVKMLPELAGKIAEPIRAIDKLTVVDTGNGAGAAKLSNYVTELMATAPEMLKSVAGIDVNELMRNLTSKPVPAAVQVEPSNKGLAAAELSLPAALSAAAAELIDKPKPGAI, from the coding sequence ATGCCGGATTATCTTGTTATACCTGCTATTGTTGTCGGAGTTTTCATCGTACTCGGTCTCGCTTTTTGGGCGCGTTACAAAACGGTCAGCCCGGATGAGGCGATGATCGTTACGGGTACTTACCTCGGTTCAAGTAATGTCGCGTCGGATGACTCCGGGCGCCGAATCAAAATTGTGCGTGGTGGCGGTGCGTTCATTCTGCCTATTTTCCAACGGGCGGAGTTTCTCTCGCTGCTGTCCATGAAACTTGATGTTTCTACTCCTGAGGTCTATACGGAACAAGGAGTTCCAGTTATGGCGGACGGCGTGGCGATCATCAAAATCGGCGGCTCGATCGAGGATGTGGCGACGGCAGCAGAGCAGTTCATGGGTAAACCGGTGGAAGCGCTGAAAAGTGAGGCGCAAGAAGTTCTCGAAGGCCATCTGCGTGCGATTCTCGGCTCGATGACGGTGGAAGAGGTTTACCGTAATCGGGACCGTTTTGCGCAAGAGGTTCAGTCGGTAGCTGCCAGAGACTTGAAAAAGATGGGCCTACAGATCGTTTCCTTTACGATCAAGGATTTGCGCGACAAACATGGTTATCTCGACGCACTTGGTAAACCGCGTATCGCTGCAGTTAAGCGGGATGCAGAGATCGCTGAAGCGCAAGCGGTAAGAGACTCCCGAATTCAGAAAGCTCTGGCCGAAGAGGAAGGGCAGAAGGCGGAGCTGCTGCGCGATACGAACATCGCAGAAGCATCCAAGGAGAACCAGCTTAAAGTTGCTGCCTTTAAGCAGGTTCAAGATACGGCGAAGGCCGAAGCTGACCAGGCTTATACAATCCAGGAAGCTCGCATTAAGCAGAAGGTCGTTGAGGAGCAGATGCAGGTTGAGATCGTCCGTAAGGAGCGGGAGATCGATCTGGAGACGAAGGAGATTCTGCGCCGCGAGAAGCAGTACGATTCCGAGGTGAAGAAAAAAGCCGACGCGGATCGCTACTCTGTCGTGCAAGCAGCTGAAGCGGAGAAAGAAAAGCAGCTTCGTGCAGCCGATGCGATGAAATACCGCATTGAAGCAGAGGCTCATGCGATGGCGGAGCAGAAACGCCTCGAAGGTCAAGCGCTTGCCGATGCTGCACGTGCTAAAGGTACTGCTGAGGCTGAGGTTATCCGGCTTCGCGGCTTAGCCGAGGCTGAGGCGAAGGAGAAGCTGGCGCAGGCATTTGAGAAGTTTGGCGAGGCGGCGGTTCTGGATATCATCGTCAAAATGCTGCCTGAGCTGGCCGGCAAAATAGCCGAGCCAATCCGCGCTATCGACAAGCTGACAGTGGTAGATACCGGCAACGGAGCTGGAGCGGCAAAGCTGTCTAACTATGTGACGGAATTGATGGCTACTGCTCCTGAGATGCTTAAAAGTGTAGCCGGCATCGACGTTAACGAGCTGATGCGCAATTTGACCTCCAAACCGGTTCCAGCAGCTGTCCAGGTCGAGCCGTCCAACAAGGGGCTGGCAGCGGCTGAGCTGAGCCTTCCGGCAGCGCTTAGCGCCGCCGCAGCTGAACTGATCGACAAGCCGAAGCCGGGCGCGATCTGA
- a CDS encoding acetoin utilization protein AcuA → MEHIKRYHSRIVPFEERELVLEGPVEPSRLTDCSMHPGLDAFRRPKDQLEALVEIAGLEEGRIIITRDGDTIVGYVTFHYADEMERWSEGGMVDLIELGAIEVAAEYRSIGLGKKMIQHSFEDDRLENYIVFTTEYYWHWDLKGTGLGIWEYRGMMEKLMKSVGMVWFATDDPEICSHPANCLMVRIGKDVPLSSVEQFDRVRFRQRFMY, encoded by the coding sequence TTGGAACATATCAAGCGTTACCATTCCCGTATCGTCCCTTTTGAAGAGCGAGAGCTCGTATTGGAGGGGCCGGTAGAGCCTTCCCGCCTGACCGACTGCTCCATGCACCCTGGTCTGGACGCTTTCCGCAGGCCGAAGGATCAGTTGGAGGCTCTTGTCGAAATTGCCGGTCTGGAAGAAGGCCGGATCATTATAACGCGCGACGGCGATACGATTGTCGGTTATGTAACGTTCCATTATGCCGATGAGATGGAGCGCTGGTCCGAAGGCGGAATGGTCGATCTGATTGAGCTTGGCGCGATAGAGGTAGCTGCCGAATATCGTTCGATCGGCCTTGGCAAAAAGATGATTCAGCATTCTTTTGAAGATGACCGCCTAGAGAACTATATTGTGTTTACAACAGAATATTACTGGCACTGGGATCTCAAAGGTACAGGGCTCGGAATATGGGAATATAGAGGCATGATGGAGAAGCTTATGAAGTCGGTCGGCATGGTCTGGTTTGCTACGGATGATCCCGAAATCTGCTCCCATCCCGCCAACTGCCTCATGGTTAGGATCGGCAAGGATGTGCCGCTGAGCTCAGTGGAGCAATTCGATCGAGTGCGCTTCAGACAAAGATTCATGTACTGA
- a CDS encoding acetoin utilization protein AcuC, producing the protein MKDKAVYIQSSGANLYKFNEEHPFNPLRLELAQTLLEALNALPSDAIMEAYPASEADIALIHRPDYLQAVKKLSEAAPAPEALRLAGRYGLTTEETPFFKGMHQAGAAIAGGSITAAEAVMSGQAQHAYHMGGGLHHAFPGHGSGFCVYNDAAIAIAAVRRKYGARILYIDTDVHHGDGVQYAFYEDPDVFTYSIHETGKYLFPGTGFTHEKGLDKGFGSCCNIPVQPYTEDESWLECFTESVTRVARAFKPDLIISQHGCDAHAFDPLSHIHCSMKIYLEMPRIIHDLAHELCSGRWVALGGGGYDLWRVVPRAWSLVWLIMSEHSLVSRLTEPSGHNSELPALWLDHWQPRSPEPLPGLWLDDTGSWEPMPRREEITHQNRHMWETSAQDF; encoded by the coding sequence ATGAAGGATAAAGCCGTCTATATCCAATCGTCAGGCGCAAACCTTTACAAATTCAATGAAGAGCATCCTTTCAATCCGCTGAGGCTGGAGCTGGCGCAAACGCTGCTTGAGGCTTTAAACGCCCTCCCCTCCGACGCCATTATGGAAGCGTATCCGGCTTCCGAAGCCGATATTGCGCTCATCCATCGTCCTGATTATCTCCAAGCGGTCAAAAAACTCAGCGAGGCTGCTCCCGCGCCAGAAGCGCTGCGGCTCGCCGGGAGATACGGACTAACAACAGAGGAAACACCTTTTTTTAAAGGCATGCATCAGGCGGGGGCAGCTATTGCTGGCGGCTCGATCACGGCTGCGGAAGCTGTTATGTCGGGGCAGGCGCAACATGCATATCACATGGGGGGAGGCTTGCATCATGCTTTCCCGGGGCATGGCTCCGGGTTCTGCGTGTATAATGATGCCGCCATCGCGATCGCTGCCGTGCGCCGCAAGTATGGAGCTCGCATCCTTTATATCGATACAGATGTACACCATGGAGATGGTGTGCAATATGCCTTTTATGAAGATCCCGATGTGTTCACATACTCCATCCACGAGACCGGCAAATATCTCTTTCCAGGCACAGGCTTCACGCATGAAAAGGGACTGGACAAAGGGTTTGGTTCTTGCTGTAACATCCCTGTTCAGCCGTACACTGAGGATGAATCCTGGCTGGAATGCTTCACGGAATCCGTCACTAGAGTCGCACGCGCCTTCAAGCCGGATCTAATCATCAGTCAGCATGGCTGTGACGCCCATGCCTTTGATCCTCTCTCCCATATCCACTGCAGTATGAAAATCTACCTAGAGATGCCGCGCATCATCCACGATCTCGCACATGAACTGTGCAGCGGACGCTGGGTTGCCCTCGGCGGCGGAGGTTATGACTTATGGAGGGTTGTACCGCGTGCCTGGTCGCTCGTCTGGCTCATCATGTCGGAGCATTCGCTTGTCTCCCGCCTCACTGAGCCGTCAGGCCACAATTCAGAGCTCCCAGCTCTTTGGCTGGATCACTGGCAGCCTCGCTCTCCTGAGCCGCTGCCTGGCCTCTGGCTGGACGATACCGGAAGCTGGGAGCCGATGCCCCGCCGCGAGGAAATTACCCATCAGAACCGTCATATGTGGGAAACATCTGCTCAAGATTTTTAA
- a CDS encoding tyrosyl-tRNA synthetase, with the protein MKEQNQTGTQELTQEQIAEVERQLALLSRGAAEIVPADGLRAKLEQSILNGRPLKIKLGLDPSAPDIHIGHTVVLQKLRQFQSFGHHVQLIIGDFTGRIGDPTGKSETRKPLSEEDVQRNARTYQEQIFKVLDPQRTTLYYNSEWLSPLQFNDILTLAAKLTVARMMERDDFTKRFRSGQPISIHEFFYPLMQGYDSVVLETDIELGGTDQTFNVLMGRHLQKEYGKSQQIAIMMPIIEGLDGVQKMSKSLGNYIGIDEEAGEMFGKAMSIPDSLMPKYFSLATDLPADELASLLKGLEEETLHPMEAKQLLAHTLVRQYHGSEAADAAKGRFREVFQERVLPEQIDEALLSTTELEDGRIRLTRLLTLLGLAASGSEARRSVQQGAVRLGSQRLDDASAEITVKDGDVLQVGRRRIMRIRLEN; encoded by the coding sequence ATGAAAGAACAGAATCAAACAGGGACACAGGAGCTCACGCAAGAGCAGATTGCGGAGGTAGAACGGCAGCTGGCGCTGCTGTCCCGAGGAGCGGCAGAAATTGTTCCTGCGGATGGGCTGCGGGCCAAGCTTGAGCAGTCGATCCTGAACGGACGGCCGCTGAAAATCAAGCTTGGGCTAGACCCTTCGGCGCCGGACATTCACATTGGGCACACGGTCGTGCTGCAGAAGCTGAGACAGTTCCAAAGCTTCGGCCATCATGTGCAATTGATTATTGGAGATTTCACGGGCAGGATAGGCGATCCGACGGGCAAATCGGAGACGCGTAAACCGCTGTCTGAAGAGGATGTGCAACGTAACGCTCGAACTTACCAGGAGCAGATTTTTAAAGTGCTGGATCCCCAGCGGACTACGCTTTACTACAACTCAGAATGGCTGTCGCCGCTGCAGTTCAATGATATCCTTACGCTGGCAGCTAAGTTGACGGTTGCACGGATGATGGAGCGGGATGATTTTACGAAGAGATTCCGGTCGGGCCAGCCGATCAGCATCCACGAGTTTTTCTACCCGCTTATGCAAGGTTACGATTCGGTCGTGTTGGAAACGGATATCGAGCTCGGCGGTACAGATCAGACGTTCAATGTGCTGATGGGGCGTCATCTGCAGAAGGAATACGGCAAATCGCAGCAGATCGCGATTATGATGCCGATTATCGAAGGTTTAGACGGAGTCCAGAAGATGAGCAAAAGTCTCGGCAACTACATCGGTATTGATGAGGAAGCTGGAGAAATGTTCGGCAAAGCAATGAGTATCCCGGATTCGCTTATGCCTAAATACTTTTCGCTGGCGACTGATCTGCCGGCGGACGAGTTAGCCTCGCTGCTGAAAGGGTTGGAGGAAGAAACACTTCACCCGATGGAGGCCAAGCAGCTATTGGCGCATACGCTAGTCCGCCAGTACCACGGCAGTGAGGCGGCTGACGCCGCCAAGGGCAGATTCCGGGAAGTGTTTCAGGAGCGCGTGCTGCCGGAACAGATCGATGAGGCTCTGCTTTCGACTACTGAACTAGAGGATGGACGGATTAGGCTGACCCGACTGCTTACGCTGCTTGGCTTGGCTGCATCAGGCAGCGAGGCTCGGCGGAGCGTACAGCAGGGAGCAGTCCGACTTGGCAGCCAGCGCCTTGATGATGCGTCAGCAGAAATTACCGTCAAGGACGGTGACGTACTGCAAGTCGGCAGGCGCCGGATTATGCGGATCAGGCTTGAAAATTAG